From the genome of Corallococcus macrosporus DSM 14697:
TGGGTCCGTGCACGCCACGTAGGCCGCGCCATCCAGGCTGCACTCGTACGTCACCGGGGACTCGTCCGAGTCGAAGTCGAACGTCGCGGTGCCCGGCGCGTCCGACAGCGGCGGGCCGGAGATGATGAGCGTGTCCGGCGCCGTCGTATCCACCGTCCAGGTGTAGCTGGCCGGCGTCGGGTCCACGTTGCCGTCTTCGTCCACCGCGCGCACCGCCAGGGTGTGCTCGCCGTCGTCCAGGCCCGTGAACGTCACTGGGTCCGTGCACGCCACGTAGGCCGCGCCGTCCAGGCTGCACTCGTACGTCACCGGGGACTCGTCCGAGTCGAAGTCGAACGTCGCCGAGTCGCTGTTGGACAGCGCGGGCGGCGTCGAGACGAAGCTCGTCTCCGGCGGCTGCGCGTCCACGATGAACGTGTGCGTCACCGGGGTGCTGGTGTTGCCCGCCTCGTCCGTCGCCGTGACGATCACCGTGTGGGGGCCGTCCGCCAGCGTGTCGCTCACGGGGAGCGACCAGTTGCCGGCACCGTCGGCCTCCACCGTGCCCACCGTGACGCCATCCACCACCACCGTCACCGTGCTGCCCGGCTCCGACGTCCCGGAGTACGTCACCACCGGCACGTTGAGCACCGCGTTGTTCGCGGGCGTGGTGATGACCACCACCGGCGGCGTCGCATCCACCGTCCAGGTGTGCTCTGCGGGCGTCGCGTCGACGTTGCCCGCCGCGTCCACCGCGCGCACCAGGAGCGTGTGGTCGCCGTCCGGCAGCGGGCCGAACTGCGCCTGGGCCGGGCACGCCGTGAAGGGCGCGCCGTTCAGCGAGCACTCGTACGTCACCGGCGACTCGTTGGATGAGAAGACGAAGTCGGCGGTGGCCACGGTCGTCTGCGCCGGCGGGCCGCTGTCAATGGCGGTATCCGGCGCCGTCGTATCCACCGTGAAGGTGGAGCTCGTCGGAGCGCTGGTGTTGCCCGCCTCATCCGTGGCCGTGACGGTCACCGTGTACGGGCCATCCGGCAGCGTCACCGGCGGCGTGAAGGTCCAGTCGCCGCTGGCATCGACCGGGATGGGGCCGTAGGACGTCCCATCGAGCACCAGCGTGACGGACTCGGCGCCGTCCGCGGTGCCGGTGATCGTGACGACCCCGTCATCCAGCACCGCGCCGTCCGCGGGCGTGGTGATGAGCGGCGCCACCGGCGGCGTCAGGTCCACCGTCCAGGTGTGCTCGGCGGGCGTAGGGTCCACGTTGCCCGCCGCGTCCACCGCGCGGACGAAGAGCATGTGGTCGCCTTCCGCGAAGCCCTCGAACGTCACCGTCTCCGCGCACGGCACGTAGTCCACGCCGTCCAGGCTGCACTCGTAGGTGGAGCCCGGCTCGGAGGCCGCGAACTCGAACGAGGCCGACGTCGACGAGGTCGGCGTCGGCGGGCCGCTCACGACGAGCGTGTCGGGCGCCACCGTGTCCACCGTCCACGCGTACTGCGCGGGCGTCGGGTCCACGTTGCCCGCCGTGTCCACCGCGCGCACCAGGAGCAGGTGGTCCCCATCCGACAGGCCCGTGAACGTCGCAGGGTCCGTGCAGGCCACGTAGAGGCCGCCATCCAGGCTGCACTCGTAGGCCACGCCGCCATCCGAGCTCAGGTCGAAGGCGGCGGTGGTGTCTCGCGTCAGCAGCGCCGGACCGGACTCGATGAACGTGTCAGGCGCCGTCAGGTCGACGATGAAGGTGCTCGTCACCGGCCCCGCGGAGTTGCCCGCCGGGTCGACGCTGGTGATGCTCACCGTGTGCGGGCCCTCGTCGAGCGGCTCCGGCACATCGAAGGTCCAGTTGCCGTCCTCATCGACAGCGATGGGGCCATGCGTGGCGCCGCCCACTTCCAGGTAGATGCTGCTGCCCGGCTCGCCGGTGCCCGTCAGCGTCGGCGTCGTGGTGGCGACCTCCTCCTGGTCCGCGGGCGAGTCGATGGTCGGCAGCGTCGGGGGCGTGAGGTCCACCGTCCAGGCGTACGTCGCGGGCGTCGGGTCCACGTTGCCCACCGCGTCCACGGCGCGCACCGCCAGCGTCTGCTCGCCCTCGGGCAGCGCCGTGAACGGCTGCGGATCCGTGCAGGCCGTGAAGGGCGCACCGTTCAGCGAGCACTCGTACGTCACCGGGCTCTCGTTCGAGCTGAAGTCGAACGTGGCCGTGGTGGCGTTCGTCACCGCCGGCGGGCCGCTGACGATGGTGGTCTCCGGCGCGGTGGCATCCACCGTCCACGTGCGAACCGCGGGCGTCGGGTCCACGTTGCCCGCCGCATCCACCGCGTACACCGCCAGGGTGTGCTCGCCGTCACCCAGCCCCGTGTACGGCTGCGGGTCCGTGCAGGGCACGAACGGCCCACCGTCCAGCGAGCACTCGTACGTCACCGGGCTCTCGTCCGAGGCAAAGTCGAAGGTCGCGCCGCGGGACGTCGTCGTTCCCGAAGGACCGCTGACAATCGTCGTGTCCGGCGGCGTCGTGTCCACCGTCCACGAATACGTCGCGGGCGTCGGGTCCATATTGCCCACCGCATCCACCGCGCGGACGCTCAGCGTGTGGCTGCCCTGGCTCAACGCCGTGAACCCCTGCGGGTCCGTGCAGGCCACGAACGGCGCACCATCCAGCGAGCACTCGTACGTCACCGGGGACTCGTTCGAGCTGAAGTCGAACGTCGCGGTGGTGGCGTTCGTCACCGCCGGCGGGCCGCTCACGATGGTGGTGTCCGGGGCGGTGGCATCCACCGTCCACGCGTACGTCGCGGGCGACGGGTCCGCATTGCCCGCCGCGTCCACCGCGCGCACCGCCAGCGTGTGGTCGCCGTCCGGCAAGGCGGGGAACGTCTGCGGATCCGTGCAGGCCGTGAAGGGCGCACCGTCCAGCGAGCACTGGTACGTGACCGGGCTCTCGTTGGAGCTGAAGTCGAAGGTCGCGCTCGCGGACGTCGACGTCGCCGGAGGGCCACTGACAATCGTCGTATCCGGCGGCGTCGTGTCCACCGTCCACGAATACGTCGCGGGCGTCGGGTCGATGTTGCCGGCCGCGTCCACCGCGCGCACCTCGAAGGTGTGGGTGCCCTCACTCAGCCCCGTGTAGGTCCGAGGCGCCGTACAGGCCACGAACGGGCCGCCGTCCAGCGAGCACTGGTACGCCACCGGGCTCTCGTTGGAGGTGAAGTCGAAGGTCGCGCTGCTGGAGCCCGTCACCGACGGCGGGGCCGCGACGATGGTCGTGTCCGGCGGCGTGGTGTCCGAGGTCACGATGAAGGTGTTGGTGTTGCTCACTCCGGACGACACGCCCTGGAGCAGGGCGTAGGCATTGACCGTGTGCGCTCCGACGGGCAGGTCCACGGTCGGCGTGTAGGTGAAGTTGCCCGCGGCGTCCGCCGGGACACGGGCCAGCTCGACGCCATCCACGAAGATGACCACCGTGGAGTTCGCCGGAGCCGTGCCGGAGATGGCCGGACGGAAGCCCGTGATGGAGCCGTTGGCCGGCGTCACGACCGTGGGGGCCGGCAGGCTCGTCGGGAAGGCCCCCGGCAGGAGGGTGACGACGCCCGGGGCGCCAGGGGCGGCGCCATACGTGAGCCCGTCCGGCGCGTCGGCCGTCGGCTGCGTGCCCGCGGCACCGCCCGTGACGACCGGGGTGCAGCTCACCGTGGCACCCTGAAGCAGCACATGGCCACCACCACCGCCGCCGCCCGTTCCGTGCTGGTCGTACGTCGTGCTGCCACCCGCGCCACCCCGGGCCGTCAGCGCATTGGCCGAGCACGGCAGCGCTCCGACGACACGCAGATAGACAGTACCGCCAGCGCCAGCGCCGCCCGCGGCGTCATTGGCAAGGAGGACGGCGTCGCCTCCCGCGAGTCCGTCCGCCGACACACGCCCCGCACCAGAGAGCGAAGCCGCGCGGATGAACACCACACCACCGCCCGCGCTCCCTCCGCCCGCCGCGTCGTCGTTTCCGTGGCCCGCGCCGCCGCCGCCGCCGAACACCGCGTGGGACACCGCATCGAAGGTCAGCGAGGCGCCACCGAGTCCGCCCTCCGGACGGGACGGCGTGCCCTCTTCTCCCACCCACGTCCGTCCACCGATGCCGCCCGCGCCCGCGTTGCTGCCGCCGCCGCCACCCGAGTTGTGACAGACGCCACCACCGCCGGCGTTGGCGACGTTGCCTCGGCCCGTCGTCCCAACAGCAATCGGGAAGGCCCCGTTACCAAAGCGGCCAGGCACGAGGCCTTCCCCCTTCTCCGTTCCGCCCGGAAAGACCTGGTCCATCCCGGAGCAGCCGTCTCCGTCACCGTTCCAGGGAAAGCCACCGCGGAACCCGCGGCCATCCGCGTGGATGCCGCCCACGTTGTTCACCGGCCCCTGGGACAGGAAGGCCACCACACCGCCCGTCGCTCCATCCCAGGGACGCGCCACGATGCTGCCCCCGGCGTTCACCGTCACGCTGGCGTACTCGGGCACCCGAATCACCTGCGTCACGTTGGCCGCGAAGGCCGCCGTGAGCGGCGCCGTGAGGTTGAGCCGCGTCGCCGTCAGCGTCTGGACCCGCGCGAACTCCCAGCGGCCCACCGCGCCCCCCGCCAGGTCGATGGGCGCCTGGCTCCCAGAGGCGGGCGCTGTCAGGCCCGTGGCCTGGTACACCATCACCAGGTCGTTCACCGAGAAGCCCGCGGTCGAGTCCACATCCACGAAGTCCTGCCCCGCCGGCACCGCCGCCGCCACGCGCGCGTAGGTGTTGATGACCGAGTTGGCGACGTTGATGGTCCCCACGCCGTCGGTCCCGTTCCCCAGGCCGAAGGTGTCCGCCGCGGCCTTCGCCACAGGCCCCAGCAGCGCCGCGCACAGCAGCACCAGGGGTGCGATGGACAAGCCAAGGCGCCCAGGGAGAGCCCGGTTGAACAGGGGGACGCAAGAGGTCTTTCGAGTCATAGACATGGGGTCGTTGGGGGGTGTGGGCCCAGCGGCAAATGCCGCACATAGCAATCCGGGAGCCAGCCCGTGTCCAATCTACGACCCTCCGTATTCCGAGGATTTCAGCGGCCTGTTCCAGGGGTAGTCGCGGCCCCATCTGAACCACGGATACAGATTCCGGAAACCGGACCGGCGCACGCGCGCGCGAGGGCAACCCAGCAGGTCGGCTGACGCGTCAAACCCGGACGCTGACGCGTCAGCCGGGACGCAGGCTGTGGCTGGACGCACCAACGAAAAAGGGCCCCCCTTTCGGAGAGCCCTTCGGTGACACGGTGGGCGCTCGGCCCGGCGCGTCAGAAGATTTCCTCGAGCCACTCGCGCATGCGGCCCTTCACCTTCTTGTACACGTTCTCCTCGCGGATGCGGAACATGCGCCGGTCCAGGTGGCGGGCGCCGTAGACGACCAAGCCCACGCCGGTGGCGTACATGGGGCTCTTCACCACATCCACCAGACCGCCAATGCCGCGCGGCATGCCGCGGCGGACGGGCAGGCCCAGCACTTCCTCCGCCAGCTCCGGCATGCCGGCCAGCAGCGTGGAGCCACCCGTAATCACCACGCCCGAGGCCAGCAGGTCCTCGTAGCCGCACTTCTGGATTTCGCGGTGCACGAGCTGGAAGATCTCCTCCACGCGCGGCTCCAGGATTTCGCAGAGAATCTGCCGCCCGAGCACGCGGGGCTGACGGCCCCCGACGCTGGGCACTTCAATGGTGTCGTCCTTGTTGATGAGCGACGACAGCGCGCAGCCGTACTTCTGCTTGATGCGCTCGGCCTCGTGCGCGGGGGTGCGCAGGCCAATGGCGATGTCGCTGGTGAGGTTGTTGCCGCCCAGCGCAATCACCGCCGTGTGGACGATGGAGCCGCCGGAGAAGATGGCGATGTCCGTGGTGCCGCCGCCGATGTCGACGAGGCACACGCCCAGCTCCTTCTCGTCCTCACCCAGCACCGCCTCCGCGCTGGCCAGCGGCTGGAGCACGATGTCGGAGACATTGAGCCCGGTGCGGTTGGCGCACTTGACGATGTTCTGCGCGCTGGACACCGCGCCGGTGACGATGTGGACCTTGGCCTCCAGGCGGACACCGGCCATGCCCAGGGGCTCCTTGATGCCGCCCTGGTCGTCGATGATGAACTCCTGCGGGAGGACGTGAATCACCTCCCGGTCCAGCGGAATCGCCACGGCCTTGGCCGCGTCAATGACGCGGGCGATGTCCGCCTCGCGGACCTCCTTGTCCTTGACGGCGACGATGCCCTGGGAATTGAAGCCCTTGATGTGGCCCCCGGCGATGCCCGTGTAGACGTGGGAGATCTCCGCCCCCGCCATGAGCTCCGCTTCCTCCACCGCGCGGCGGATGGAAGAGACGGTCGCCTCGATGTTCACCACCACGCCCTTGCGCAGACCCTTCGACGGATGCGTACCGATGCCGATGATGTCGATGCCGCTGTCGGTCAGCTCTCCGACGATGGCGCAGATCTTCGTCGTGCCGATGTCGAGGCCGACGATGATCTCCCCCGACTTCTGCTTCGCCATGACAACCCTCCCAGGCCCCCCACTCTCGTGAAAGGGGCGCGTCCTCTTACCGCATCGAAGCCCCGCTCCTCTCGGACGCGGGGCTCGAAATCTTCACCGCCACCCAGCCGGGCCGGGCACGGTTATCCAGGTGAATGATCTCCGCTGCAAGCCCCCTCGCGCCCAGTTCGCGCCGGACACGGGCCAGACGTTGCAGCTTGACCTCCGAATCTCCTTCACCCAGGCGCACTTCCTGCCCGGACACCGTCACCAGCGCCAGGCTCTGCGCCTCCAGGCGGACCTCCGAAAGCTGTTCGGCCTGGTCCGGTGACAGCCGCGCGTACGCGCTCGCCACCGCCAGCGCCGAACGGAGGCGCTCCCGCGCCGCCGCCGGGTCCGCCACGTAACCTTCCCGGTCCAGGCCCGTCACCAGGGGCAAATCGAGTCCGTCCCCGGGCGTCACCCGCTTGAAGGGCTCGCCCTCCTCGTCCAGGACGTACAGCTCCCCCAGCACCGCCATGGCCACCGGCGTGTGCTCCGTCACCTCCA
Proteins encoded in this window:
- a CDS encoding cell division protein FtsQ/DivIB, with product MAFGKSKNRRRQDAAQQKEAVRGAVRSHGPGVLKVLGLTLGTGLLMWGGVALREWALTSPRFELEAVSFSGLQRASRVELLRLAALTKGQNLWTLDVDALERAMDQHPWLRTVEVTRRFPNRVSVEVTEHTPVAMAVLGELYVLDEEGEPFKRVTPGDGLDLPLVTGLDREGYVADPAAARERLRSALAVASAYARLSPDQAEQLSEVRLEAQSLALVTVSGQEVRLGEGDSEVKLQRLARVRRELGARGLAAEIIHLDNRARPGWVAVKISSPASERSGASMR
- the ftsA gene encoding cell division protein FtsA, yielding MAKQKSGEIIVGLDIGTTKICAIVGELTDSGIDIIGIGTHPSKGLRKGVVVNIEATVSSIRRAVEEAELMAGAEISHVYTGIAGGHIKGFNSQGIVAVKDKEVREADIARVIDAAKAVAIPLDREVIHVLPQEFIIDDQGGIKEPLGMAGVRLEAKVHIVTGAVSSAQNIVKCANRTGLNVSDIVLQPLASAEAVLGEDEKELGVCLVDIGGGTTDIAIFSGGSIVHTAVIALGGNNLTSDIAIGLRTPAHEAERIKQKYGCALSSLINKDDTIEVPSVGGRQPRVLGRQILCEILEPRVEEIFQLVHREIQKCGYEDLLASGVVITGGSTLLAGMPELAEEVLGLPVRRGMPRGIGGLVDVVKSPMYATGVGLVVYGARHLDRRMFRIREENVYKKVKGRMREWLEEIF
- the agmC gene encoding adventurous gliding motility protein AgmC: MTRKTSCVPLFNRALPGRLGLSIAPLVLLCAALLGPVAKAAADTFGLGNGTDGVGTINVANSVINTYARVAAAVPAGQDFVDVDSTAGFSVNDLVMVYQATGLTAPASGSQAPIDLAGGAVGRWEFARVQTLTATRLNLTAPLTAAFAANVTQVIRVPEYASVTVNAGGSIVARPWDGATGGVVAFLSQGPVNNVGGIHADGRGFRGGFPWNGDGDGCSGMDQVFPGGTEKGEGLVPGRFGNGAFPIAVGTTGRGNVANAGGGGVCHNSGGGGGSNAGAGGIGGRTWVGEEGTPSRPEGGLGGASLTFDAVSHAVFGGGGGAGHGNDDAAGGGSAGGGVVFIRAASLSGAGRVSADGLAGGDAVLLANDAAGGAGAGGTVYLRVVGALPCSANALTARGGAGGSTTYDQHGTGGGGGGGHVLLQGATVSCTPVVTGGAAGTQPTADAPDGLTYGAAPGAPGVVTLLPGAFPTSLPAPTVVTPANGSITGFRPAISGTAPANSTVVIFVDGVELARVPADAAGNFTYTPTVDLPVGAHTVNAYALLQGVSSGVSNTNTFIVTSDTTPPDTTIVAAPPSVTGSSSATFDFTSNESPVAYQCSLDGGPFVACTAPRTYTGLSEGTHTFEVRAVDAAGNIDPTPATYSWTVDTTPPDTTIVSGPPATSTSASATFDFSSNESPVTYQCSLDGAPFTACTDPQTFPALPDGDHTLAVRAVDAAGNADPSPATYAWTVDATAPDTTIVSGPPAVTNATTATFDFSSNESPVTYECSLDGAPFVACTDPQGFTALSQGSHTLSVRAVDAVGNMDPTPATYSWTVDTTPPDTTIVSGPSGTTTSRGATFDFASDESPVTYECSLDGGPFVPCTDPQPYTGLGDGEHTLAVYAVDAAGNVDPTPAVRTWTVDATAPETTIVSGPPAVTNATTATFDFSSNESPVTYECSLNGAPFTACTDPQPFTALPEGEQTLAVRAVDAVGNVDPTPATYAWTVDLTPPTLPTIDSPADQEEVATTTPTLTGTGEPGSSIYLEVGGATHGPIAVDEDGNWTFDVPEPLDEGPHTVSITSVDPAGNSAGPVTSTFIVDLTAPDTFIESGPALLTRDTTAAFDLSSDGGVAYECSLDGGLYVACTDPATFTGLSDGDHLLLVRAVDTAGNVDPTPAQYAWTVDTVAPDTLVVSGPPTPTSSTSASFEFAASEPGSTYECSLDGVDYVPCAETVTFEGFAEGDHMLFVRAVDAAGNVDPTPAEHTWTVDLTPPVAPLITTPADGAVLDDGVVTITGTADGAESVTLVLDGTSYGPIPVDASGDWTFTPPVTLPDGPYTVTVTATDEAGNTSAPTSSTFTVDTTAPDTAIDSGPPAQTTVATADFVFSSNESPVTYECSLNGAPFTACPAQAQFGPLPDGDHTLLVRAVDAAGNVDATPAEHTWTVDATPPVVVITTPANNAVLNVPVVTYSGTSEPGSTVTVVVDGVTVGTVEADGAGNWSLPVSDTLADGPHTVIVTATDEAGNTSTPVTHTFIVDAQPPETSFVSTPPALSNSDSATFDFDSDESPVTYECSLDGAAYVACTDPVTFTGLDDGEHTLAVRAVDEDGNVDPTPASYTWTVDTTAPDTLIISGPPLSDAPGTATFDFDSDESPVTYECSLDGAAYVACTDPVTFTGLAEGDHSLSVRAVDAAGNVDDTPATYAWSVAVDSDDDGLSDAEEIALGTDPNNPDTDGDGLPDGLEVNVGGTDPLDDDSDDDGLLDGNEDANHDGIVDADETDPNNADTDGDGLPDGLERGLTEPQGTGTDMTVFVADADPTTVTDPLNPDTDGGSVRDGIEDANRNGRVDPGETDPLVAADDVDSDGDGIDDATETAQGLDPNDADSDDDGVPDGIDGLIDTDGDGLIDALDPDSDNDGILDGTEMGVTLESAPADTDRGSPNFRPDEDPSTTTDPRNPDTDGDGLSDGEEDANHDGRVDDTETDPNNPDTDDDGLPDGVEVRGSNPTHPLDPDTDGDGLRDGAEDANHNGSFDNGETDPNDADTDNGGVNDGEEVTGGTNPLDGNDDFVISGRGCSTSGAGTFAPLALLLLGLPLLGRFRRSAGQGGGARVAAAALFALTFALVARPAVAQVPTLSASQSIDVQQYKPGPSSKDILGVQSAQVHSHLGWNVGVSVNYGDKPLNFLDPRTDRYITALVRSQVGIDLMGSVGLFDRFELGVLLPVTIQRSQAAPMVDPSFNQGVGSGGIGDLRLVPKARLLEEGAFGLALTVPVVLPTGGGSDFLGSSGVGVQPRLVAEYGERFRLAANVGVDFRKQQQLRNLNVGNAVSYGVGAELPFTVREVPLALAATVVGAVNLEQQDTEERPLELLAALKYRALGGFSAHVGGGPGLTRGYGTPGFRLLAGFSYSPEPSREQKPAAPVDTDGDGLVDIDDACPTEPEDKDGFQDTDGCPDPDNDADGIPDTADACLNEPETVNGFEDTDGCPDVAPPPPPVDTDGDGLMDPEDRCPDAPEDKDGFQDEDGCPDPDNDRDGIPDAEDTCPNEPETINGVKDEDGCPDKGTVKVLVDGERIVILEKVYFATGKDVILARSFPLLKQVAAVLRANPQVELVRIEGHTDSQGNDAKNLDLSQRRANNVRDFLVKAGIAEGRMEAVGYGETKPVDTNKTAKGRENNRRVGFSILRVGKVEVERPAR